A part of Gemmobacter sp. 24YEA27 genomic DNA contains:
- a CDS encoding zinc ribbon domain-containing protein, translating into MIQEAPELRIVEDDLWNSVKGRQRTVKHATRDEDDPSENHFRDRRRPKYLLSGLTKCGCCGGGYSMISAHLVGCSTRRNKGTCDNDMNIRRDALEERVLNALRHNLMKPELFQEFCDEFTREMNKLRMEGRASIDAAEAEIKKIDRELDTLVDLILKGGAADRLNEKMVKLERRQKDLKAFMGRSR; encoded by the coding sequence GTGATCCAGGAAGCGCCCGAACTTCGGATCGTCGAGGACGACCTGTGGAACTCAGTGAAGGGCCGGCAGAGGACGGTCAAGCATGCCACGCGGGATGAGGATGATCCGAGCGAGAACCACTTCCGCGACCGGCGACGGCCGAAGTACCTGCTATCCGGCCTGACCAAATGCGGCTGTTGCGGCGGGGGCTACTCGATGATCTCCGCGCATCTGGTGGGCTGCTCGACCAGACGCAACAAGGGCACCTGCGACAATGACATGAACATCCGTCGGGATGCGCTGGAAGAGCGGGTCCTGAACGCCCTGCGCCACAACCTGATGAAGCCGGAGCTGTTTCAGGAGTTCTGCGACGAGTTCACGCGCGAGATGAACAAGCTGCGGATGGAAGGCCGGGCGTCAATCGACGCCGCAGAGGCCGAGATCAAAAAGATCGACCGGGAGCTCGACACGCTCGTTGACCTGATCCTCAAAGGTGGCGCAGCTGATCGTCTCAACGAGAAGATGGTCAAGCTGGAACGCCGGCAGAAGGACCTGAAGGCCTTTATGGGCCGAAGCAGATGA
- a CDS encoding recombinase family protein: MRVAIYARYSSDNQREASIADQLRMCRLRAEKEGWTVVEEYSDHAISGSSMIQRSGLQAVILDSSRGRFDLILAEALDRISRDQEDIAGIYKRMRYADVKMFTLSEGEISELHVGLKGTMNALFLKDLADKTRRGQRGRVEAGKSGGGNSYGYDVVKKFDSNGEAVRGDRTVNQIQAEVIRRIFRDYAAGKSAKRIAVELNQDGIEAPSGGDWGFSTINGNQKRGNGILNNEMYVGKLVWNRQRFIKDPDTGSGRRVPIRNPNG, translated from the coding sequence ATGCGCGTTGCCATCTACGCCCGCTATTCCTCGGACAATCAACGCGAAGCCTCCATCGCCGACCAGTTGCGCATGTGCCGGTTGCGGGCCGAGAAGGAAGGCTGGACCGTCGTCGAGGAATATTCCGATCATGCGATCTCCGGCTCCAGCATGATCCAGCGGTCCGGTCTCCAGGCCGTGATCCTGGATTCCTCGCGCGGCCGCTTCGACCTGATCCTGGCGGAAGCACTGGACCGCATCAGCCGCGATCAGGAGGACATCGCCGGGATCTACAAGCGCATGCGCTATGCCGATGTGAAGATGTTCACGCTCTCGGAGGGCGAGATCAGCGAGTTGCATGTCGGATTGAAGGGGACGATGAACGCCCTCTTTCTGAAGGATCTGGCGGACAAGACCCGGCGCGGGCAGCGCGGCCGTGTGGAAGCCGGTAAGTCGGGAGGCGGCAATTCCTACGGCTACGACGTGGTGAAGAAGTTCGACAGCAACGGTGAAGCGGTCCGGGGCGACCGCACCGTCAATCAGATACAGGCTGAAGTCATCCGCCGCATCTTCCGTGACTATGCTGCGGGCAAGTCTGCCAAGCGCATTGCCGTTGAGTTGAACCAGGACGGGATCGAGGCCCCTTCGGGCGGAGACTGGGGTTTCAGCACCATCAACGGCAACCAGAAGCGCGGTAATGGCATCCTGAACAACGAGATGTATGTCGGCAAGCTGGTGTGGAACCGGCAGCGGTTCATCAAGGATCCCGATACTGGAAGCGGCAGGCGCGTCCCAATCCGGAATCCGAATGGGTGA